The Methanosphaera sp. BMS genome contains a region encoding:
- a CDS encoding ABC transporter ATP-binding protein, whose protein sequence is MDDDVIIRANNISMEFNLSQEKTDNLKEYFIKVIKRELRFQSFWALQDISFEINRGDKIGFIGLNGAGKSTLLKIISGVMKPTRGSMEINGKIAPLLALGAGFDPNYTGRENIFLNGAILGHSKAFMEDKFDEIVEFSEIGDFIDVPVKNYSSGMKSRLAFSIASSVNPEILILDEVLSVGDISFQKKCKKRMSNMMQDDVTLLFVSHSIAQVRDLCDKAVWLNQGQLMSKGEVNTVCNEFIDYVQKNKLL, encoded by the coding sequence ATGGATGATGATGTGATAATTAGGGCTAATAATATAAGCATGGAATTCAATTTAAGTCAGGAAAAGACAGATAACTTAAAAGAGTACTTTATCAAAGTAATAAAAAGAGAACTAAGATTTCAATCATTTTGGGCCTTACAGGATATCTCCTTTGAGATAAACAGGGGAGATAAGATAGGATTCATAGGGTTAAATGGTGCTGGAAAAAGTACCCTTCTAAAAATTATTTCAGGAGTTATGAAACCTACTCGGGGAAGTATGGAGATAAACGGAAAAATAGCTCCTTTGTTGGCATTAGGTGCTGGTTTTGATCCAAATTACACCGGTAGAGAAAACATATTCCTAAATGGTGCAATATTGGGTCATAGTAAAGCATTCATGGAAGATAAATTCGATGAAATAGTTGAATTTTCTGAGATAGGTGATTTTATAGATGTACCTGTAAAGAACTATTCATCAGGTATGAAATCCCGTCTAGCCTTCTCAATAGCATCATCAGTAAATCCTGAAATATTGATATTGGATGAAGTGTTGTCAGTAGGGGACATTTCCTTCCAGAAAAAATGTAAGAAAAGAATGTCCAATATGATGCAGGATGATGTAACACTGCTGTTTGTATCACACTCCATTGCACAGGTAAGGGATTTATGTGACAAGGCAGTATGGTTAAATCAAGGACAATTAATGTCTAAAGGGGAAGTAAACACTGTCTGTAATGAGTTTATTGACTATGTGCAGAAAAACAAACTTTTATAA
- a CDS encoding ABC transporter permease: MNNAGFDRIFTNFNKYKPLLAELVRRDIKIKYRRSVLGILWSLLDPLLSMILLTIIFSTLFKRVENYPIYYLTGMTAFSLFRSGSTQAMRSIISSSGIWKVMYVPKYIYVVSAVISNFITYILSLSVLFGIMFVLNVKFTVFILFASLPILILVIITIAAGLIMATINVFFRDMQHLYAVFCTMLMYAMPIFYPADIVPARFRVFQTYNPILQIIEALRDCFLYGKLYDPFMIYYPAIFAVVLLIIGLLLFYKYQDKFILYV; this comes from the coding sequence ATGAATAACGCTGGATTTGACAGAATTTTTACTAATTTCAATAAATATAAACCGTTATTGGCTGAATTAGTAAGACGTGATATAAAAATCAAATATCGTAGGTCTGTATTGGGTATTCTATGGAGTTTACTTGACCCATTACTTTCCATGATATTATTAACAATAATCTTTTCCACATTATTTAAACGTGTAGAAAATTATCCAATTTATTATTTGACCGGGATGACTGCTTTCAGTTTATTTAGAAGCGGTTCTACTCAGGCTATGAGAAGTATTATCTCGTCATCGGGTATTTGGAAGGTTATGTATGTTCCGAAGTATATCTATGTAGTATCTGCAGTTATATCAAACTTTATAACATATATTCTTTCATTATCGGTATTATTTGGGATAATGTTCGTACTGAATGTGAAATTCACAGTTTTCATATTGTTTGCAAGCCTGCCTATACTGATATTGGTTATCATTACGATAGCTGCCGGTCTGATAATGGCTACGATAAATGTATTCTTTAGGGATATGCAACACTTGTATGCGGTATTTTGTACAATGCTGATGTACGCTATGCCTATATTTTACCCGGCAGATATAGTGCCTGCACGTTTCAGAGTATTTCAGACATATAATCCAATATTACAGATAATCGAGGCATTAAGGGATTGTTTCTTGTATGGGAAATTATATGATCCATTTATGATTTACTATCCCGCAATATTTGCAGTGGTGCTGTTAATAATTGGTTTGTTGTTATTTTACAAATATCAGGATAAATTTATATTATATGTATAG
- a CDS encoding glycosyltransferase, with the protein MKIPQQIRESQEFDKLRLIRNNVIDSKNLLKDKLSNKIKEIRRPKRVLSSEEMIELANVIEDIDLNSIPVFDENAPLVSIVIVNRDGLGHLKRLFNAIDAIIDYYPNFEVIIVDNASSDDSVDFINSLNNLNITCIQNDVNESFSHANNQALEVAGGEYLLFLNNDVEPLSGFLNFMMDSMLSDENVGAVGARLFYPDCSSNRINHEKSFSVQHNGIIFKESEGFIRPFNRENGVEVYDSTGDVFSVAGVTAACLLVSRDDFESVGGFDESYVYGYEDVDFCLKLVRNGLDILCDGRARLYHYEFGTQQTDSNREVRNRRLNNRRVFVERWNSWLRKKLFDDKLNGKRIFSDSPLTVAFVVTEDGEDATAGDYFTALGLAGRFEQFGWTVKFLPQRGRRSWYYVDDDVDVIISLLDRYDLSKVRCANSMLVKVAWLRNWFERWVSMPYFMMYDIVLCSSSLACDFVSQHTGMEAFLFPLATDTSMFNGDVSVVDDFTCDYCFTGSYWNADREIVDCLNPDDDEYTFKLYGANWEKVSSLSKYSSGFVSYGDLPGVYASCRVVLDDANHVTRGFGSVNSRVFDAISCGRLVFTNGSKGNMEVFDGKLPEYHSQQELQEQLTHYLENKNEYDQKVQQLQEIVLNNHTYSHRANRFKQILTEYYDKYKIAIKIPAPSWNEAHKWGDFYLAEGLMKEFIKRGYAVKLQVLPQWGDDTDSICDAVIVLRGLSRYKTKLAHLNIMWNISHPDLVGLNEYCSYDYVFIASKKWAEKISSKIDTPVECMWQCTDTNRFYPDYNEDYKHELLFVGNSRKVYRKIIKDLLPTEHDLAVYGSDWNKLINKKYIQADHIDNKQLRYAYSSCDILLNDHWDDMREKGFISNRIFDALACGACVISDDIDGLDELFENRVLTYTSPEQLKELIDENLGHSREYDVSIISQHTYSERVNQFIKLFK; encoded by the coding sequence ATGAAAATACCACAACAAATCAGGGAATCTCAGGAGTTTGATAAGTTACGTCTCATACGCAATAATGTCATCGACTCCAAAAACTTATTAAAGGATAAATTATCAAATAAAATTAAGGAAATAAGAAGACCTAAGCGTGTTTTATCTTCAGAAGAGATGATAGAATTGGCTAATGTTATTGAAGATATTGATTTAAATAGCATTCCTGTTTTTGATGAAAATGCCCCTTTGGTTTCTATCGTGATTGTTAATCGTGATGGTCTAGGTCACTTGAAACGTTTATTCAATGCAATAGATGCTATAATTGATTATTATCCTAATTTTGAGGTTATAATTGTTGATAATGCATCCAGTGATGATTCTGTGGACTTCATTAACAGTTTAAACAATTTAAACATTACATGTATACAAAATGACGTAAACGAATCCTTTTCACATGCCAACAATCAGGCGTTGGAAGTTGCGGGTGGAGAATACCTTTTATTTTTAAACAATGACGTCGAACCACTCAGCGGTTTTTTAAATTTCATGATGGATTCAATGTTATCCGATGAAAATGTTGGTGCAGTTGGAGCTCGTTTATTTTACCCGGACTGTTCCAGTAACAGAATAAATCATGAAAAATCATTCTCCGTCCAACACAATGGAATAATTTTTAAGGAATCAGAGGGTTTTATACGTCCATTCAATCGTGAAAATGGTGTGGAAGTATATGATTCCACAGGTGATGTTTTTTCCGTTGCAGGAGTTACGGCTGCCTGTCTATTGGTAAGTCGTGATGATTTTGAATCGGTCGGTGGATTTGATGAGTCATATGTATATGGATATGAGGATGTGGACTTTTGTTTGAAACTTGTGCGTAACGGTTTGGATATTCTCTGTGATGGACGTGCCCGTCTGTATCATTATGAATTCGGCACACAACAAACGGACAGTAATCGTGAGGTTCGCAATCGTCGATTGAACAATAGGCGTGTCTTTGTGGAGCGCTGGAACTCTTGGCTTCGTAAGAAATTGTTCGATGACAAATTAAATGGAAAGCGAATTTTCAGTGACAGTCCTTTAACAGTCGCATTTGTTGTAACTGAAGATGGTGAAGATGCCACGGCAGGTGATTATTTCACTGCACTTGGATTGGCTGGAAGATTCGAACAATTCGGTTGGACAGTCAAGTTTTTACCACAGCGTGGAAGACGCAGCTGGTATTATGTTGATGATGATGTGGATGTTATTATTAGCTTGTTGGATCGCTATGACCTAAGTAAGGTACGTTGTGCCAATTCCATGCTCGTTAAGGTTGCATGGCTTAGAAACTGGTTTGAACGTTGGGTATCCATGCCATATTTTATGATGTATGATATAGTCTTATGTAGCAGCAGCTTAGCCTGTGACTTTGTCAGCCAACACACAGGTATGGAAGCATTCCTGTTTCCATTGGCTACTGATACTTCCATGTTTAACGGTGATGTTTCAGTAGTTGATGATTTTACATGTGATTACTGTTTTACCGGCAGTTATTGGAATGCTGACCGTGAGATTGTTGACTGTTTAAATCCCGATGATGATGAGTATACATTTAAGTTGTATGGTGCCAATTGGGAGAAGGTTTCCTCATTGAGTAAGTATTCCAGTGGTTTTGTCAGTTATGGTGATTTGCCGGGTGTTTACGCATCATGTCGTGTCGTATTGGATGATGCCAATCATGTGACTCGTGGTTTTGGATCCGTCAACAGCCGTGTATTTGACGCCATCAGTTGTGGCAGATTGGTATTTACCAATGGATCTAAAGGAAATATGGAAGTGTTCGATGGAAAACTACCTGAATATCATTCACAACAGGAATTACAAGAACAACTGACTCATTACCTTGAAAATAAAAATGAATATGACCAAAAGGTACAACAGTTGCAGGAAATAGTATTAAACAATCATACCTATTCCCACAGGGCAAACAGATTCAAGCAAATACTAACAGAATATTATGATAAATATAAGATAGCAATAAAGATACCTGCCCCTTCATGGAATGAAGCACATAAATGGGGTGACTTCTATTTGGCAGAGGGACTGATGAAGGAATTTATCAAAAGAGGATATGCCGTAAAATTACAGGTATTGCCACAATGGGGGGATGATACTGATTCAATATGTGATGCTGTAATAGTATTGAGGGGTTTATCCAGATATAAGACAAAACTTGCACATTTAAACATAATGTGGAACATATCTCATCCGGATTTGGTGGGACTGAATGAATATTGCTCATATGATTATGTATTCATAGCATCAAAGAAGTGGGCTGAAAAAATATCCTCAAAAATAGACACTCCTGTAGAGTGTATGTGGCAATGTACAGATACAAACAGATTCTATCCTGATTATAATGAGGATTATAAGCATGAACTGTTGTTTGTGGGAAACTCAAGAAAGGTCTATAGGAAAATAATTAAGGATCTGCTTCCAACAGAGCATGACTTGGCAGTGTATGGTTCAGACTGGAATAAATTAATTAACAAGAAATATATCCAGGCAGATCATATAGACAATAAACAGTTAAGATATGCTTATTCGTCCTGTGATATTCTCTTAAATGATCATTGGGATGATATGCGTGAGAAAGGATTCATATCAAATAGAATTTTCGATGCATTGGCATGTGGTGCATGCGTGATATCTGATGACATTGATGGATTGGATGAATTGTTTGAGAATAGGGTCTTAACATACACCTCTCCTGAGCAATTAAAGGAATTGATTGATGAGAACTTGGGTCATAGTAGAGAGTATGATGTCAGCATCATCTCCCAACACACCTACAGTGAGAGGGTCAATCAATTTATAAAATTATTTAAATAA
- a CDS encoding DUF4012 domain-containing protein, with protein MLSKKKMILIGLIIILVAIGGYFLFNYAEGQKAFAGEHNVLILCADPSEPRPGVGAVDMAFVIQLNNGKVGEITKVYPGGLTHPTKEPSASMRAEGLSVVYLHDSLWSENLTEGTTTAQEIVEYHTGLKTDMVLVMTPEAIDALVKSVGPVYSNGKEVTNDSINFLRDDQDQGATRGDAVENLADGIRDAASKNNKKPALIQAAMDQYSKGNIKVVPEDKFGPFISYGGISNVLG; from the coding sequence ATGTTAAGTAAAAAGAAAATGATTTTAATTGGATTGATTATAATCCTCGTAGCAATAGGAGGTTATTTCTTATTCAATTATGCAGAGGGGCAAAAAGCATTTGCCGGTGAACATAATGTCTTAATTCTGTGTGCCGACCCTTCCGAGCCTAGACCGGGTGTTGGAGCAGTAGACATGGCATTTGTAATACAACTGAATAATGGTAAGGTAGGAGAAATTACGAAGGTTTATCCTGGAGGTTTAACACACCCTACTAAAGAACCTAGTGCAAGTATGAGAGCAGAGGGTTTATCCGTGGTTTACCTGCATGACTCTTTGTGGAGTGAAAATCTAACAGAAGGTACTACTACCGCCCAGGAAATCGTGGAATACCATACCGGATTAAAAACAGACATGGTTCTTGTGATGACACCTGAAGCTATTGATGCCTTGGTAAAATCAGTAGGTCCTGTATATTCCAATGGAAAAGAAGTTACCAATGATTCAATTAATTTCTTAAGAGATGATCAGGATCAAGGTGCTACAAGAGGAGATGCAGTCGAGAATTTAGCAGACGGAATTAGGGATGCTGCTTCAAAAAACAATAAAAAACCTGCATTAATACAGGCTGCCATGGATCAATATTCAAAAGGCAATATAAAAGTAGTTCCTGAGGATAAATTTGGACCATTTATATCATATGGTGGTATAAGCAATGTCCTTGGATAA
- a CDS encoding glycosyltransferase, giving the protein MNSNKLITGSMDNTINDSIVGYITTTDYETHLLKIVIDNQSFLVNTTLDTEYERNKQSFKFYVPIKYEDGVLHNVELYDDATNQLLDKKQFMFHYLEHDPNEYKLLKQYEMDYKNNVYRSFKQRLESIFYPISLLLHRKKFGTFKNTLKTIKACHIIKKESLFDVGYYINNNPAILKDGTDLLLHYIYEGEKLGYKPHKNFDGNRYLSLNPDVKKENYNPLVHYALYGRSEKRNLNFDLDMDSIPESIKDDVELIHESGLFNEAFYLDKYEDVLNSNLHPIEHYVRFGYKEKRNPSTSFNTDFYVNEYDDFNMYTINPLIHYIQEGQKDNRPTTGSKGNIQLEDDLITGWFSTNTNKEVNGKLVIDRQEFSIEDSISIDEKSNTENDSDSFYRFEFVIPENFLDGKRHFVKLLDSNKIIIDSFVKSFYNITSTDVHVKRTVSKEQMKELSSIIEDIDLDSIPSFGEDAPLVSIIVVNRDGLNHLKRLFNAMDAVSNYYPNFEVIVVDNASTDDSVEFVKSWNEFKVTCVENNVNESFSHANNQALEVANGKYLLFLNNDIEPLSGFLNFMMESLLSNDNVGAVGARLFYPDCSSSTINADKSFSVQHNGIIFKESEGFIRPFNRENGVEVYDSTGDVFSVAGVTAACLLVSRDDFESVGGFDEAFVYGYEDVDFCLKLVRNGRDILCDGRARLYHYEFGTQQLDSGREVRDRRLNNRRVFVDRWNTWLRRQLFLDKLNGNTMYSNQKLCVALVVTECGEGATAGDYFTALGLAGKFEQFGWTVKFLPQRGSQRSWYYVDDDVDVLISLLDRYDLRKVRCANSSLITVAWLRNWFERWVSMPYFMMYDIVLCSSRLACDFVSEYTGKNSYLFPLATDTSMFKGDVTVVDDFACDYCFTGSYWDADREIVDCLNPDVGDYTFKLYGANWEKVSSLSKYSSGFVSYGDLPGVYASCRIVLDDANHVTRGFGSVNSRVFDAISCGRLVFTNGSKGNDEVFDGKLPEYQSQDQLIKLLGYYLENEDAYDKKVQELQEIVLNNHTYTHRADRLKEILMEYVNKKKITIKIPAPSWDEVHKWGDFYLAEGLMKEFVKKDMGVQLQVLPEWDGYTDSNSDIVLVLRGLSEYKPKMHHQNIMWNISHPDLVSLEEYSKYDHVFIASKKWTDELSKKVDVPVECMWQCTDTNRFYPDYNEDYKHELLFVGNSRKVYRKILNDLLPTEHELAVYGSDWEDLIDEKYIKGDFVSNKDLRKLYSSCDVLLNDHWEDMREKGFVSNRIFDAVACGSCVITDDIDGLEELFSDEVHSYKNKEELKELVNDCLKEKTVFNQEIIKKHTYERRVNQIMAVLKSDDY; this is encoded by the coding sequence ATGAATTCCAATAAACTAATAACAGGTAGTATGGACAACACGATAAATGATTCAATAGTCGGTTATATAACTACAACGGACTATGAAACACATTTATTGAAGATAGTCATTGATAACCAGTCTTTCCTAGTTAACACTACCCTGGATACTGAATATGAAAGAAATAAACAATCATTTAAGTTTTATGTACCAATAAAATATGAAGATGGTGTACTGCATAATGTAGAATTATATGATGATGCAACAAATCAACTATTGGACAAAAAACAATTCATGTTTCATTACCTTGAACATGACCCAAACGAATACAAACTTTTAAAACAATACGAAATGGACTATAAAAACAACGTCTACAGATCATTCAAACAAAGGTTGGAATCGATATTCTATCCTATTAGTTTGTTATTACATAGAAAAAAATTCGGTACATTTAAAAATACATTAAAAACCATTAAGGCATGTCATATCATCAAGAAAGAATCCCTATTTGATGTAGGTTATTATATTAATAACAATCCCGCCATACTGAAGGATGGTACTGACTTGCTTCTTCATTACATCTACGAAGGAGAAAAGTTAGGATATAAACCACATAAGAACTTTGACGGAAATAGATACTTATCCTTAAATCCCGATGTAAAAAAGGAAAACTATAATCCACTTGTTCACTATGCATTATATGGTAGAAGCGAAAAAAGAAACTTAAACTTCGATTTGGATATGGACTCCATCCCGGAAAGTATCAAGGATGATGTGGAACTGATACATGAGTCAGGTTTATTTAACGAGGCATTTTATCTGGATAAATATGAGGATGTTTTAAATTCAAACCTACATCCTATTGAACATTATGTTCGCTTTGGATATAAGGAAAAAAGAAATCCATCAACCTCATTTAACACGGACTTCTATGTGAATGAGTATGATGATTTTAACATGTACACCATAAATCCGTTAATTCACTATATTCAGGAAGGTCAAAAAGATAACAGGCCCACCACGGGCAGCAAAGGAAATATCCAATTGGAAGATGACCTGATAACAGGTTGGTTTTCAACAAACACAAACAAAGAAGTCAATGGAAAACTTGTCATCGATCGTCAGGAATTCTCTATAGAAGATTCAATATCCATAGATGAAAAATCCAATACGGAAAATGATTCCGATTCATTCTATCGCTTTGAATTTGTAATTCCCGAAAACTTCCTTGACGGAAAAAGACATTTCGTCAAATTATTGGATTCAAATAAGATAATAATAGACTCATTCGTAAAATCATTCTACAATATAACCTCAACTGACGTACATGTTAAACGCACAGTTTCAAAAGAACAAATGAAGGAACTATCCTCAATCATTGAAGATATTGATTTGGACAGTATCCCCTCATTTGGTGAAGATGCTCCTCTGGTTTCTATTATTGTAGTAAATCGTGACGGTTTAAATCACTTAAAACGTTTATTTAATGCAATGGATGCTGTCAGCAATTATTATCCTAACTTTGAAGTTATTGTTGTTGATAACGCTTCCACGGATGATTCGGTCGAGTTTGTAAAAAGTTGGAATGAATTCAAGGTTACATGTGTTGAAAATAATGTCAACGAGTCATTTTCACATGCCAACAATCAGGCATTGGAAGTTGCGAATGGAAAATACTTGTTATTTTTAAACAATGACATCGAACCTCTAAGCGGTTTCTTAAATTTCATGATGGAGTCACTTCTTTCTAATGATAATGTAGGTGCAGTGGGTGCCAGATTATTTTACCCTGACTGTTCTTCATCAACGATAAATGCAGATAAGTCATTCTCCGTCCAACACAATGGAATAATTTTTAAGGAATCAGAGGGTTTTATACGTCCATTCAATCGTGAAAATGGTGTGGAAGTATATGACTCTACCGGTGATGTTTTTTCTGTCGCAGGAGTTACGGCTGCCTGTCTATTGGTTAGTCGTGATGATTTTGAATCGGTCGGTGGATTTGATGAGGCATTCGTCTATGGATATGAGGATGTGGACTTTTGTTTGAAGCTAGTCCGAAATGGTCGGGATATTCTCTGTGATGGACGTGCCCGTCTGTATCACTATGAGTTTGGTACACAACAGTTGGATAGCGGCCGTGAAGTTCGTGATCGTCGATTGAACAATAGGCGTGTCTTTGTAGATCGTTGGAACACATGGCTTCGTCGTCAGTTATTCCTTGATAAACTAAATGGAAACACCATGTATTCAAATCAAAAATTATGCGTTGCACTGGTAGTTACAGAATGTGGTGAAGGGGCCACGGCAGGTGATTATTTCACCGCATTAGGGTTAGCCGGTAAATTCGAGCAATTCGGTTGGACTGTTAAGTTTTTACCACAGCGTGGAAGTCAACGCAGCTGGTATTATGTTGATGATGATGTGGATGTTCTGATTTCCTTGTTGGATCGCTACGACCTCCGAAAGGTCCGCTGTGCAAATTCATCACTGATTACGGTTGCATGGCTTAGAAACTGGTTTGAACGTTGGGTATCCATGCCGTATTTTATGATGTATGATATAGTCTTATGTAGCAGCAGGTTGGCCTGTGACTTTGTCAGTGAGTATACAGGAAAAAATTCATACTTGTTCCCATTGGCTACTGATACTTCCATGTTTAAGGGTGATGTTACGGTTGTAGATGATTTTGCATGTGATTACTGTTTTACAGGCAGTTATTGGGATGCTGACCGTGAGATTGTTGACTGTTTAAATCCAGATGTCGGTGATTATACATTTAAGCTGTATGGTGCCAATTGGGAGAAGGTTTCCTCATTGAGTAAGTATTCCAGTGGTTTTGTCAGTTATGGTGATTTGCCGGGTGTTTACGCATCATGTCGTATTGTGTTGGATGATGCCAATCATGTTACTCGTGGTTTTGGATCCGTCAATAGTCGTGTATTTGACGCTATCAGTTGTGGCAGATTGGTATTTACCAACGGATCCAAGGGAAATGATGAGGTATTTGATGGAAAGCTACCTGAATACCAATCACAGGATCAACTAATTAAGTTACTGGGATATTACCTGGAAAACGAGGATGCATATGATAAGAAAGTACAGGAATTACAGGAAATAGTATTAAACAACCATACCTACACCCACAGGGCCGACAGACTAAAGGAAATACTAATGGAATATGTTAACAAAAAGAAAATAACCATAAAGATACCCGCCCCATCATGGGATGAAGTACATAAATGGGGTGACTTCTATTTGGCAGAGGGACTGATGAAGGAATTTGTTAAAAAGGACATGGGAGTACAACTACAAGTACTTCCAGAATGGGATGGATACACAGATTCGAATTCTGATATCGTATTGGTCTTAAGGGGATTATCCGAATATAAACCTAAAATGCATCATCAAAATATAATGTGGAACATATCCCATCCGGACTTGGTAAGTCTTGAAGAATACTCTAAATATGACCATGTATTCATAGCCTCTAAGAAGTGGACGGATGAACTATCCAAAAAGGTTGATGTTCCGGTAGAGTGCATGTGGCAGTGTACAGATACAAACAGGTTCTATCCTGATTACAATGAAGATTATAAACATGAATTACTATTTGTAGGAAATTCACGTAAGGTATATCGAAAAATACTAAATGATTTACTTCCAACAGAACATGAACTGGCAGTATACGGTTCAGACTGGGAAGACTTAATCGATGAAAAATATATAAAGGGAGACTTCGTATCCAACAAGGACTTAAGAAAGCTGTATTCGTCATGTGATGTTCTATTGAATGATCACTGGGAGGACATGCGTGAGAAAGGATTTGTATCAAACAGAATCTTTGATGCAGTAGCGTGTGGCAGTTGCGTAATAACCGATGATATTGATGGATTGGAAGAACTATTTTCCGATGAGGTACATTCCTATAAAAACAAAGAGGAATTAAAAGAATTAGTAAACGATTGTTTAAAAGAAAAAACGGTATTCAATCAGGAAATAATTAAAAAACATACCTATGAAAGAAGGGTAAATCAAATAATGGCTGTATTGAAGTCAGATGATTACTAA
- a CDS encoding amidohydrolase family protein produces the protein MSQTNTILIKNPYILSDSIKKESILLVDNKIEEISTKLSDNDAEIVIDAEDKIAMPGLVNTHTHVAMTLLRGVGDDQELQTWLNEYIWPKEAKLTDELVYSASRLAMAEMIKTGTTTFNDMYFFMEQTAKAVEESGLRAVLGYGMIDLFDDEKRKSELNVTKKLIKNCHNTANERITVAVAPHSPYTCSEELLRQSAQMANKNDLNLHIHVSETKKEVNDLKNQRNQTPFEYLNDIDFLNDKTIAAHGVWTTDEEMKILNEKNVSIAHNPSSNMKLASGIAPIQKYLDNDINVSIGTDGVSSNNNLDMFSEMKLTPLLQKVDTLNPKVIPTNETIKMATENGAKALNLNTGKLQKDKLADIVLLNVNVPHMLPLRNPLSNVVYSALGNDVDTVICDGEIILENKELTKINESEIMEDIKEIYTQL, from the coding sequence ATGAGCCAAACAAATACTATTCTAATTAAAAATCCATATATCCTATCAGATTCTATAAAAAAAGAATCAATATTACTAGTAGATAATAAAATTGAAGAAATCAGCACAAAACTATCCGACAATGATGCAGAGATAGTTATTGATGCAGAAGATAAGATTGCAATGCCCGGTCTTGTAAACACCCATACTCATGTTGCAATGACATTACTTCGTGGTGTAGGTGATGATCAAGAGTTACAGACATGGCTAAATGAGTATATATGGCCTAAAGAGGCTAAACTTACGGATGAACTTGTGTATTCTGCCTCAAGACTGGCAATGGCCGAGATGATAAAGACAGGAACCACCACATTTAACGACATGTACTTCTTCATGGAACAAACAGCCAAAGCAGTAGAGGAATCCGGTTTAAGAGCAGTCCTAGGTTATGGTATGATTGACCTATTTGATGATGAAAAAAGAAAAAGCGAACTAAACGTAACAAAAAAACTCATCAAAAATTGTCACAATACAGCCAACGAACGAATAACAGTAGCAGTAGCACCACATTCACCATACACATGTTCCGAAGAGTTGTTACGCCAGTCCGCACAAATGGCTAATAAAAATGATTTGAACCTACACATCCATGTATCAGAAACAAAAAAAGAGGTTAACGACTTAAAAAATCAGAGAAATCAAACGCCATTCGAATATCTGAATGACATAGATTTTCTAAATGATAAAACCATAGCGGCTCATGGAGTATGGACAACAGATGAAGAAATGAAAATATTAAATGAAAAAAATGTATCGATAGCACATAACCCTTCCAGTAACATGAAACTAGCATCAGGAATAGCACCAATACAGAAATATCTGGATAATGATATCAACGTTTCAATAGGAACTGATGGAGTATCCTCAAACAATAACCTGGACATGTTTAGTGAAATGAAATTAACCCCTCTGCTTCAGAAAGTCGATACCTTAAATCCAAAAGTCATACCTACAAACGAAACAATCAAAATGGCTACCGAAAACGGTGCAAAAGCGTTGAATCTCAACACAGGAAAATTACAAAAAGACAAATTGGCGGACATAGTCTTACTGAATGTAAACGTTCCTCACATGTTGCCACTTAGAAATCCATTATCCAATGTAGTCTACTCTGCATTAGGAAATGATGTGGATACAGTTATCTGTGATGGAGAAATAATCCTTGAAAACAAAGAATTGACAAAAATAAACGAATCGGAAATAATGGAAGATATCAAAGAAATATATACTCAATTATAG